In the Hemitrygon akajei unplaced genomic scaffold, sHemAka1.3 Scf000105, whole genome shotgun sequence genome, one interval contains:
- the LOC140723219 gene encoding NACHT, LRR and PYD domains-containing protein 3-like has translation MEKGSRARRVMWETFVKMRIGVPKFDKILKEIQEHGCIPVHLPVPEIPRELKDVQQKHKETLRTQTETLRVNTILMREKVKVFQLVDRYAELTVISTVRDRRLLEDELLARGRDHEEWREKHLRGELEKIRTDQLFQSRFSQSYSISGSSAAMAGVPGIGKTTMVQKIVYDWATGKIYQQFQFVFSFKFRDLNSINNRINLRELILDQYPYFGNILREVWKNPEGLLFILDGLDEFKHRIDFADSRRDTEPKHQCPDPEWWCEVSDIVYSLIQGKLLPGCSVLVTTRPTALHLLEKAEIGIWAENMGFDGEERKEYFFRHFEDQTVAAAVFKHVEENEILYTMSFNPSYCWILALALGPFFTQRVRDPQRVPKTITQLYSYYMYNILKNHGREIENPHDVLLKVGQMAFRGVSERRIVFTDGDLIKYNLQPSQFLSGFLMELLEREDSARSVVYTFPHLTIQEFVAAVAQFLTPHPGDILKFLTGAHNTEDGRFEVFLRFVAGLSSPMTARGLEEFLGPFPHETICRVIDWVKEEVKRQSGNTESEAGKRSLLNTLHYLFESQNRGLAQAALGSVETLSFSAMTLTLIDCAVLSHVIRLCDTIKHLDLWNCHIQCEGIQRLGPGLHKCQELNLGRNDLGDSGVKLLSEALRNPECKIQKLELWDVGLTDSGAEDLASALSTNPSLMELNLSYNKLGDSGVKRVSAALRNPLCKIQKLWLGKVGLTDSGARDLVSTLISKPSLTELGLGVNSLTDRSALALRRLILTLPSLERIELRYNRFSEAREKELRPLQKTRTGLRVAVSFEHLIR, from the exons atggagaaaggctcccgcgcccggagggtgatgtgggaaacctttgtgaaaatgcggATTGGTGTCCCAAAGTTTGACAAAATATTGAAAGAAATACAAGAACATG GTTGTATTCCAGTTCATCTACCCGTACCGGAGATTCCCAGGGAACTGAAAG atgttcaacagaaacacaaggagactctgcggacacaaactgaaacactgagagtgaacacgatcctgatgagggagaaggtgaaggttttccagctggttgatcgatacgctgagctcacggtcatttctactgttcgagatcggagactgctGGAAgacgagctgctggcaagaggcagagaccacgaggagtggagagagaagcatCTCCGCGGAGAGCTGGAgaaaatccggactgatcagttgttccagagcagaTTTTCCCAAAGTTACTCCATatctgggagttcggcagcaATGGCCGGAGTCCccgggatcgggaaaacaacaatggttcaaaagattgtttatgactgggccacggggaaaatataccaacaattccagtttgtctttaGTTTCAAATTtcgggatttaaactccattaacaacagaataaacctgagggaactgattctggatcaatatccttactttgggaatatcctgagagaggtctggaagaacccagagggattgctgtttatattagatggtttggatgaattcaaacacagaatcgattttgctgacagtcggagagatacagaacccaagcaccagtgcccagatcccgagtggtggtgtgaagtgtctgacattgtgtacagtttaatccagggcaagctgctcccagggtgttcagtgctggtgaccacccgtccaactgcgttacatttattggaaaaggcagagatTGGTATCTGGGCAGAAAACATGGGATTTGATGGTGAGGAACGGAAAGAATATTTCttcaggcattttgaagatcagacagtggcagcagctgttttcaaacacgtggaggagaacgagatcctgtacactaTGAGCttcaacccctcctactgctggatcctcgctttggcactgggccccttcttcacacaaagagtcagggacccgcagcgagttcccaagaccatcacccaactgtactcctactatatgtacaacatcctgaaaaaccacggccgtgagattgagaacccccatGATGTGTTACTCaaggttggtcagatggccttcagaggagtgtctgagaggaggattgtgtttacagatggagatttgatcaagtacaatctgcagccttcccagttcctgtccgggtttcTGATGGAGCTTttagagagagaggattctgcccggagcgtggtgtacacattcccacacctcaccatccaagagtttgtagctgcagtcgcacaattcctgactccacatcccggggatatcctgaaattcctcactggagCCCACAACACggaagatgggcgatttgaggtatttctccgttttgttgctggtctctcctccccaatgacagctcggggcctggaggagtttctgggtccatttcctcatgaaacaatctgccgggtgattgactgggtgaaggaggaggttaaacgccagagtggaaacacggagagtgaagctggtaaaaggagcctcctgaacacattacactacctgtttgagtctcagaatcgtggactggcccaggccgcactgggatctgtggaaacactttcattcagtgcaATGACACTGACCctgattgactgcgcggtcctgtctcatgtcatcagactctgtgatacaataaaacacctcgacctgtggaactgccacattcagtgtgaaggaatccagcggctgggacccgggctgcacaagtgccaggagttgaa cctTGGGAggaatgacctgggagattcaggagtgaaactgctgtctgaggctctgaggaacccggagtgtaaaatacagaaactgga gctgtgggatgtcggtctcacagattctggtgccgaggatctcgcctccgctcttagtacaaacccatcactgatggagctgaacctgagttataataaactgggagattcaggagtgaaacgggtgtctgcggctctgaggaaccctttgtgtaaaatacagaaactgtg gctggggaaggtcggtctcacagattctggtgccaggGATCTTGTCTCCACTCTCATTTCAAAGCCATCACTGACGGAGTTGGGCCTGGGAGTAAACTCGCTCACAGACCGATCTGCCctcgctctccgccgcctcatactgacccttcCAAGTCTAGAGCGGATCGA GCTGCGGTATAATCGGTTCAGTGAGGCTCGGGAGAAGGAACTGAGACCTCTGCAGAAAACCAGAACGGGACTGAGAGTGGCCGTGTCGTTTGAACATCTGATCcggtga